A single genomic interval of Parasegetibacter sp. NRK P23 harbors:
- a CDS encoding fibronectin type III domain-containing protein — MKQSYSPLRLAVLLLLLLIENFAHAQTGVLNPDDPIVVYNASAPPETPPFGTLSKWVKTNRVSFNTTSYKAYFYKGMSFRLKFPKSYKDSLGRGKKYPIMVFFHGVGEKGSIYDNEAQLVHGGQRFMNNVDNGSFDGFLFYPQTSSSSGGFNTNHYSAINELIENYFIPELGVDPFRVIVNGLSGGGGATWQMLKLYPTLVAAGTPISAVSNYDADPNNIANVKYTPIWLFQGGLDKAPAPFTARGVVNSFKAAGANITYTEYPTLGHSSWNTAWAEADYLPFIKRAHKANPWPLNGRTEFCPNTTISQVIGVTPGFDGYEWSKNGQVIAGANNNTYTATSIGTYACRVLRGTVWSDWSPIPVVIKEKGATVPPAITISGGGSPLIPSPSHTDGVQLEVPEGFIAYSWQKEGEATVLGTTRFLQVQQPGAYKVMVSEENGCASEFSAPFVVKNANGTDAPPALLSVSADAVSKTKIRVSWNQVQAPANNETGFEVYQSTAAGGTYQLIATTAADSTGFTIEQLRSNTIYYFKVRAINNNGASAVSNEVNARTLSDIQAPTTPLQLQVISTTRNAVELSWNESTDDVAVTGYEVYVDGLKYYETENTYITVYNLEHGSAYNFRVKAKDAAGNLSAFSNQATARPLLNGLSFKYYITTENWTALPNYDSLTPYAVGTMPAVSINERTQDDRFSYLWEGYITVPVTGTYYFRTASDEGSKVWLGNLNQVGSPYAYVGGPVVVNNDGNHGNTTVTSQALTLQAGTYPIAIAYFERTSGQSMTFSWRTPLTGSGYATVPNSAFIDPAPADGVAPATPGALSATALGHNKVQLSWNDRSSNEVRFEVWRSEDATGGFTMVGTTGANNTAFTDSLELQPATNYFYKVRAVGEFGESAFFPVDNDALGVWRLNNSYIDSISGAKPLIPSSGPVFDNNNKKEGSHALVFNGTNQHADFTSVANDYLRGAYNKKSVAFWMKATTFTGGRNVIDIGGRDYGLAVRLDSNKIFVGVANANVRKSISVPYTSTNWEHVTVVYDTNTLKLYLNGTLVAGDSALGFNAIAAGSNSSSVARVNGTNAFNFGTGRFAGAIDDLSIFGKALTSGEINLLKENKYDKLEVRTEDLPAGPQAPAQLNASAVSTSRVHLTWNDASNNETGFEIYRSANTADGYALFATVPANSTSFADTTLPANTTYFYMVRAVNEGGHSAYSNEDSATTWNSAPVVTAIAQKNMCFGTQLNLPVSATDADPETLTI, encoded by the coding sequence ATGAAGCAGTCCTACTCTCCGTTGCGATTAGCAGTATTATTGCTGCTCCTCCTCATTGAAAACTTCGCGCATGCGCAAACAGGTGTATTGAATCCTGATGACCCCATTGTCGTGTACAACGCCAGTGCTCCGCCGGAAACCCCGCCATTCGGCACGCTTTCCAAGTGGGTGAAAACAAACAGGGTATCTTTCAATACCACTTCGTACAAGGCCTATTTCTACAAGGGAATGTCTTTCAGACTGAAGTTCCCGAAATCCTACAAAGATTCGCTGGGAAGGGGTAAGAAGTATCCCATCATGGTATTTTTTCATGGTGTTGGTGAAAAAGGCTCTATTTACGATAACGAAGCCCAGTTGGTACACGGTGGACAACGCTTCATGAACAATGTGGACAACGGCAGTTTCGACGGGTTTCTTTTTTATCCGCAAACCAGTTCTTCCTCCGGTGGTTTTAATACCAATCATTACAGTGCGATCAATGAACTGATAGAAAACTATTTTATTCCCGAACTTGGTGTAGATCCTTTCCGCGTGATCGTGAACGGTTTATCCGGCGGTGGCGGCGCAACATGGCAGATGCTGAAACTGTATCCCACGTTGGTGGCCGCGGGAACTCCCATCAGTGCGGTATCTAACTATGACGCGGATCCTAATAATATCGCGAATGTAAAATATACGCCGATCTGGCTTTTCCAGGGTGGACTTGATAAAGCACCGGCTCCTTTTACCGCGCGTGGCGTGGTGAACTCCTTTAAAGCCGCCGGAGCAAATATCACTTATACAGAATATCCAACATTGGGTCATAGCAGTTGGAACACCGCCTGGGCCGAAGCCGATTACCTCCCTTTCATCAAAAGGGCGCATAAGGCTAATCCCTGGCCGCTCAATGGCAGAACTGAATTCTGTCCCAACACCACCATCAGTCAGGTCATCGGCGTTACGCCCGGTTTTGATGGTTATGAATGGAGCAAGAACGGACAGGTAATTGCCGGAGCGAACAACAATACATATACCGCAACTTCGATAGGCACTTACGCCTGTCGTGTACTGAGGGGTACTGTTTGGTCAGACTGGTCGCCCATCCCAGTGGTAATTAAAGAAAAAGGCGCCACGGTTCCGCCCGCGATTACCATTTCAGGCGGTGGTAGCCCGCTGATCCCATCCCCTTCTCATACTGATGGTGTACAACTTGAAGTGCCGGAAGGATTCATTGCTTACTCCTGGCAAAAAGAAGGGGAAGCCACTGTTCTTGGCACAACAAGATTTCTGCAGGTACAACAACCAGGCGCTTACAAAGTGATGGTAAGCGAAGAAAACGGTTGCGCCAGCGAATTCTCAGCTCCTTTTGTGGTGAAAAACGCGAATGGAACGGATGCGCCTCCGGCACTGCTGTCGGTAAGCGCGGATGCAGTTTCCAAAACAAAAATACGTGTGAGCTGGAACCAGGTTCAGGCTCCCGCAAACAATGAAACGGGTTTTGAAGTATACCAATCAACTGCAGCCGGCGGCACGTACCAGCTTATAGCCACCACTGCCGCGGACAGCACAGGCTTTACGATTGAACAACTGCGTTCCAACACCATTTATTATTTCAAAGTAAGAGCCATCAACAACAATGGCGCTTCGGCTGTAAGCAATGAAGTAAACGCACGTACACTTTCGGATATTCAGGCGCCTACCACACCGCTTCAACTCCAGGTAATTTCCACAACCCGTAATGCGGTGGAATTAAGTTGGAATGAATCCACAGATGATGTGGCGGTTACAGGATATGAAGTGTATGTAGATGGATTGAAATATTACGAAACAGAGAATACCTATATCACGGTGTATAACCTGGAACATGGCTCCGCCTATAATTTCCGGGTAAAAGCCAAAGACGCGGCGGGTAACCTTTCAGCCTTCAGCAACCAGGCTACCGCCCGACCTTTGCTGAACGGACTCAGTTTCAAATATTACATCACCACTGAAAACTGGACCGCGCTTCCCAACTACGACTCCCTCACCCCTTATGCTGTGGGCACAATGCCTGCGGTAAGCATCAATGAGAGAACCCAGGACGACCGCTTCTCTTACCTTTGGGAAGGTTATATTACCGTACCGGTAACAGGTACCTACTATTTCCGCACGGCATCGGATGAAGGAAGTAAGGTATGGTTGGGTAACCTCAACCAGGTTGGTTCCCCATACGCTTATGTGGGCGGCCCTGTAGTGGTGAACAATGACGGTAATCACGGAAATACCACGGTTACCTCACAGGCGCTCACCCTGCAGGCAGGTACTTATCCGATTGCGATCGCCTATTTCGAAAGAACGAGCGGCCAATCCATGACCTTCTCCTGGAGAACACCGCTTACCGGTTCAGGTTACGCAACAGTGCCCAATTCAGCCTTTATTGACCCCGCCCCTGCCGATGGCGTCGCCCCCGCAACACCGGGTGCGCTTTCAGCTACCGCTCTGGGACATAATAAGGTGCAACTCTCCTGGAACGACCGCAGTAGCAATGAAGTGCGCTTTGAGGTGTGGAGGTCTGAAGACGCTACGGGTGGCTTCACAATGGTGGGTACTACAGGTGCAAACAATACAGCCTTTACCGATTCCCTGGAATTACAACCTGCAACAAACTACTTCTACAAAGTGCGTGCTGTTGGTGAGTTTGGAGAATCGGCCTTCTTCCCCGTTGATAATGACGCACTCGGCGTGTGGAGGTTGAACAATTCTTATATTGATTCCATTTCCGGAGCTAAACCGCTTATTCCTTCCAGCGGCCCTGTATTTGATAACAACAATAAGAAAGAAGGTTCCCATGCACTGGTGTTTAACGGCACCAACCAGCATGCAGACTTTACAAGTGTAGCCAACGATTACCTCCGCGGCGCTTACAATAAAAAATCCGTTGCTTTCTGGATGAAGGCCACCACATTTACAGGAGGCAGAAATGTGATTGATATCGGTGGACGCGATTACGGCCTGGCGGTAAGGCTCGACTCCAATAAAATATTCGTGGGTGTGGCCAACGCCAATGTGCGCAAAAGCATTTCCGTTCCTTATACCAGCACGAACTGGGAGCATGTTACGGTAGTATATGATACGAATACACTGAAATTATACCTGAACGGCACGCTGGTTGCCGGCGACAGCGCACTGGGCTTTAACGCCATCGCCGCCGGTTCAAACTCCTCTTCTGTTGCAAGGGTGAACGGTACCAATGCCTTTAACTTCGGAACCGGAAGGTTCGCCGGCGCTATCGACGATCTTTCCATCTTCGGGAAAGCGCTTACCAGTGGAGAAATCAACCTGTTGAAAGAGAACAAATACGATAAGCTGGAAGTAAGAACGGAAGATCTTCCCGCAGGTCCGCAGGCTCCGGCGCAACTCAACGCCTCCGCTGTTTCAACAAGCCGTGTTCACCTCACATGGAACGATGCGTCCAACAATGAAACCGGCTTTGAAATATACCGATCCGCCAATACCGCCGACGGATATGCGCTGTTTGCCACTGTACCGGCTAACAGTACTTCCTTTGCGGATACAACACTTCCCGCCAACACCACTTACTTCTATATGGTGCGTGCGGTAAATGAAGGAGGGCATTCCGCTTACAGCAATGAAGACAGCGCCACTACATGGAACTCAGCGCCTGTTGTTACAGCGATTGCGCAGAAGAACATGTGCTTCGGTACGCAATTGAACCTGCCTGTTTCCGCTACGGACGCCGATCCTGAGACGCTGACCATCCA
- the mqnE gene encoding aminofutalosine synthase MqnE yields the protein MSTAATLERLYQLTSEESLIQIAGKVLAEERITPEEGVLLFEKATLPFVGTLANHIRERKHGNITYYNRNFHIEPTNVCVFSCKFCSYSKLYAHREEGWELTTEQMLDIVKKYDWQPVTEVHVVGGVHPKLTLEFFADLLRKIKAHRPELHIKGFTPVELDYMFRKAKVSVADGMKYLHEQGLDSLPGGGAEIFHPEIRQQICDDKVDAEGWLAIHEAAHNLGMHSNATMLYGHIESYFHRVDHMERLRQLQDKTGGFNTFIPLKFRNGDNEMSNVPESTVVEDMRMYAIARIYMDNFPHLKAYWPMLGRNNAQMTLSFGVNDLDGTIDDTTKIYSMAGSEEQKPAMTTKELTLLIEQAGRVPVERDTLYNSISSAPVLT from the coding sequence ATGAGTACAGCAGCAACACTTGAAAGACTCTACCAACTAACCTCCGAAGAATCGCTTATCCAAATAGCCGGTAAAGTACTGGCGGAAGAAAGGATCACACCCGAAGAAGGTGTACTTCTCTTTGAAAAAGCAACGCTCCCCTTCGTGGGAACGCTGGCCAACCATATCCGTGAACGGAAACACGGCAATATCACTTATTACAACAGGAACTTTCATATAGAACCTACCAATGTTTGCGTATTCTCCTGCAAGTTCTGTTCTTACTCTAAGTTATACGCGCACCGGGAAGAAGGCTGGGAACTGACCACGGAACAAATGCTGGACATCGTTAAAAAATACGACTGGCAACCCGTGACTGAAGTGCATGTGGTGGGTGGCGTTCATCCCAAACTCACGCTGGAATTCTTCGCCGACCTGCTCCGGAAAATAAAGGCGCATCGCCCTGAACTTCACATCAAAGGCTTCACACCCGTTGAACTGGATTATATGTTCCGCAAAGCCAAAGTATCCGTTGCCGATGGCATGAAATACCTCCACGAACAAGGACTGGACTCCCTTCCGGGCGGCGGGGCCGAAATATTCCATCCCGAGATCAGGCAGCAGATCTGTGACGATAAAGTAGATGCGGAAGGATGGCTTGCCATACATGAAGCCGCGCACAACCTGGGCATGCACAGCAATGCCACCATGCTTTACGGACACATCGAATCCTATTTCCACCGGGTGGACCATATGGAAAGGTTGCGCCAACTCCAGGATAAAACCGGAGGCTTCAACACGTTCATCCCGCTGAAATTCAGGAACGGCGACAATGAAATGAGCAATGTGCCCGAATCTACGGTAGTGGAAGACATGCGCATGTACGCTATAGCCCGCATATACATGGACAATTTCCCCCACCTGAAGGCCTACTGGCCCATGCTGGGCAGGAACAACGCCCAGATGACACTGTCTTTCGGCGTGAATGACCTTGACGGCACCATTGATGATACCACGAAAATCTATTCAATGGCCGGATCAGAAGAACAAAAGCCAGCGATGACCACCAAAGAACTTACCCTGCTGATAGAACAGGCGGGCAGGGTGCCGGTGGAAAGAGATACGCTTTACAACAGTATAAGCAGCGCTCCCGTATTGACGTAA